Proteins from a single region of Amorphus orientalis:
- a CDS encoding VOC family protein, which produces MFSHVMIGSNDIERSKRFYDAVLGTLGAGEPMRNTNATGQIRLFYRHAGSTFCVTQPINGEAASFGNGGTIGFACASPEQVHEFHDTAVAHGGTSIENPPGARDSSMGSIYIAYVRDPDGNKLCALHRG; this is translated from the coding sequence ATGTTCAGTCACGTCATGATTGGATCAAACGACATCGAACGCTCAAAGCGCTTCTACGATGCGGTCCTCGGCACGCTCGGGGCCGGCGAGCCCATGCGCAACACCAACGCGACGGGTCAGATCCGGCTGTTCTACCGGCACGCCGGCAGCACCTTCTGCGTGACACAGCCGATCAACGGCGAGGCGGCGAGCTTCGGCAACGGCGGCACGATCGGGTTCGCCTGCGCTTCGCCGGAGCAGGTGCACGAATTTCACGATACCGCGGTCGCCCATGGCGGCACATCGATCGAGAACCCGCCCGGCGCACGCGACAGCAGCATGGGCTCGATCTACATCGCCTATGTGCGCGACCCCGACGGCAACAAGCTCTGCGCCCTCCACCGGGGCTAG
- a CDS encoding extracellular solute-binding protein — translation MPTSAPHAGSVRRLFPALALAVSVVAGMALPAEAEPGHGIAMHGAPALPADFEHLPYANPDAPKGGVVTYGVLGSFDSLNPFIARGEIAVGLRDPFYGNNVYESLLERNRDEPFSLYGLLAERVEMPEDRNSITFFMNPEARFSDGEPVTVDDVIFSFELLRDKGRPNHRTYYRKVDRIERVGDAGVRFVFSDTSDRELPLILGLMPVLPQHAIDRETFDRTTLDPPVGSGPYTVATVDPGKRLVLKRDADYWGRDLPINRGRFNFDTMRFDYFRDQSSQFEAFKKGLLDAFLETDPTRWATGYEFPAVAAGDVVPEKIRTETPRGMFAFAFNTRRSKFQDPRVREALGYLFDFPWINANLLHGQFDRTASYFQNSELASTGRPASAHERDLLAPYPDAVRDDILEGTWRPPQSDGSGRDRTNMREALALFREAGYGIENGRLINQTTGEPLAFEILVTTREDERLALAYQRLVKPVGITINVRYVDSAQYQARLQSFDFDVIRAAWPSSLSPGNEQLYRWSSLTADAQGSFNYTGASDPAIDAMIQEMLAARTREDFVNAVRALDRVLLSGFYVLPLYHSPDQWIARWSRIQHPDEPSLTGAEPDTWWAKAAE, via the coding sequence ATGCCGACGTCCGCCCCGCATGCCGGATCTGTGCGCAGATTGTTCCCCGCCCTTGCCCTAGCGGTCTCCGTCGTGGCCGGGATGGCCCTCCCGGCGGAAGCCGAGCCGGGCCACGGCATCGCCATGCACGGAGCGCCGGCGCTTCCGGCCGACTTCGAGCACCTCCCCTATGCCAATCCGGATGCGCCCAAGGGCGGTGTCGTGACCTATGGCGTGCTCGGATCGTTCGACAGCCTCAATCCGTTCATCGCCCGGGGAGAAATCGCCGTCGGGCTGCGCGACCCGTTCTACGGCAACAACGTCTACGAAAGCCTCCTGGAAAGGAACCGGGACGAGCCGTTCTCGCTCTACGGCCTCCTGGCGGAACGCGTGGAGATGCCCGAGGACCGCAACTCCATCACGTTCTTCATGAACCCGGAGGCGCGCTTTTCCGACGGCGAGCCGGTCACCGTCGACGACGTGATCTTCTCGTTCGAGCTTCTGCGCGACAAAGGCCGGCCCAACCACCGCACCTACTACCGGAAGGTCGACCGGATCGAACGGGTCGGCGACGCCGGCGTCCGGTTCGTGTTTTCCGACACGAGCGACCGGGAGCTGCCGCTGATCCTCGGGCTCATGCCGGTTCTCCCGCAACACGCCATCGATCGCGAGACCTTCGACCGGACGACCTTGGACCCGCCGGTCGGCAGCGGCCCCTACACCGTCGCCACGGTCGATCCGGGCAAGCGGCTGGTGCTGAAGCGGGATGCCGACTACTGGGGCCGCGATCTGCCGATCAACCGCGGGCGGTTCAATTTTGACACCATGCGGTTCGACTATTTCCGCGATCAGTCCAGCCAGTTCGAGGCCTTCAAGAAGGGGCTTCTGGACGCCTTCCTGGAGACCGACCCCACCCGTTGGGCCACCGGCTACGAATTTCCGGCCGTGGCCGCAGGCGACGTGGTGCCGGAGAAAATCCGCACCGAGACCCCGCGCGGCATGTTCGCCTTCGCGTTCAACACGCGCCGGTCGAAATTCCAGGATCCGAGGGTGCGCGAGGCCCTTGGCTACCTGTTCGATTTCCCGTGGATCAACGCCAACCTTCTCCACGGCCAGTTCGACCGCACGGCCAGCTATTTCCAGAACTCCGAACTGGCCTCGACCGGGCGTCCGGCCAGCGCCCACGAACGGGACCTCCTGGCCCCCTACCCCGATGCCGTGCGGGACGACATCCTGGAAGGTACCTGGCGCCCGCCGCAGAGCGACGGATCGGGCCGGGACCGGACCAACATGCGCGAGGCGCTGGCGCTGTTCAGGGAGGCCGGCTACGGCATCGAGAACGGCCGGCTGATCAACCAGACCACCGGCGAACCGCTTGCCTTCGAGATCCTGGTCACGACACGCGAGGACGAACGCCTGGCGCTCGCCTATCAGCGGCTGGTGAAGCCGGTCGGCATCACCATCAACGTTCGCTATGTCGACAGCGCCCAGTACCAGGCCCGTCTGCAGAGTTTCGATTTCGACGTGATCCGGGCGGCCTGGCCGTCCTCGCTGTCACCGGGCAACGAGCAGCTCTACCGCTGGAGTTCGCTGACCGCCGACGCCCAGGGCTCGTTCAACTACACCGGTGCCAGCGATCCGGCGATCGATGCGATGATCCAGGAGATGCTCGCCGCGCGCACGCGGGAGGATTTCGTCAACGCCGTGCGTGCCCTGGACCGGGTCCTGCTCTCCGGCTTCTATGTGCTGCCGCTCTACCACTCGCCGGATCAGTGGATCGCGCGCTGGAGCCGGATCCAGCACCCGGACGAGCCCAGCCTGACCGGCGCGGAACCCGACACGTGGTGGGCGAAGGCGGCGGAATAG
- a CDS encoding DsbA family oxidoreductase — MTDTQAIQPITIDTISDVMCPWCFIGKRRLERAIAQLPEIDIEVNWRPFQLDPTLPPEGKDRQAYLEEKFGGPEEAEQVYDQIREAGEAEGIPFAFEKIARSPNTIDAHRVIRWAGIEGVQTPLVERLFSLYFLEGADIGAHETLIQAAREAGMDPAVVEQLLSSDADRGAVEEEISVAQQIGVTGVPCFIVDNRYAVLGAQDASVIADAIRQSYQERQAGVRPPTEGGPEGSGTA; from the coding sequence GTGACGGACACCCAGGCCATTCAGCCGATCACCATCGACACGATTTCCGACGTGATGTGCCCGTGGTGCTTCATCGGCAAGCGCCGCCTGGAGCGCGCCATCGCCCAGCTTCCGGAAATCGACATCGAGGTGAACTGGCGCCCGTTCCAACTAGACCCCACCCTTCCGCCCGAGGGCAAGGACCGGCAGGCCTATCTGGAGGAGAAGTTCGGCGGTCCGGAAGAAGCAGAGCAGGTCTACGACCAGATCCGGGAGGCCGGCGAGGCGGAAGGCATTCCGTTCGCCTTCGAGAAGATCGCCCGCTCGCCCAACACGATCGATGCCCATCGCGTCATCCGCTGGGCCGGCATCGAGGGGGTCCAGACCCCGCTCGTGGAACGGCTGTTCTCGCTCTATTTCCTGGAGGGTGCGGACATCGGCGCCCACGAGACCCTCATTCAGGCCGCCCGCGAAGCCGGTATGGACCCGGCGGTCGTCGAGCAACTGCTTTCCAGCGACGCCGACCGGGGCGCCGTGGAGGAGGAGATCTCCGTCGCCCAGCAGATCGGCGTGACGGGCGTCCCCTGCTTCATCGTCGACAACCGCTATGCGGTGCTCGGCGCCCAGGACGCTTCCGTCATCGCCGATGCCATCCGCCAGTCCTACCAGGAGCGTCAGGCCGGCGTGCGTCCGCCGACAGAAGGCGGGCCGGAAGGATCGGGAACGGCCTGA
- a CDS encoding alpha/beta hydrolase has translation MAGLPRRRALFAAVAVSLLLGGCGGRPEGVLIPFDGPVTGTSIVDMVVATTRVPDEDQPGILYTGERGEMSFAEISVSVPPESARKTGEIQWPSKLPPNPETDFVTVGADRIDEKQAFARVNAMARSVEGRHVLVFIHGYNNRFESAVYRLAQIVHDSGAPVAPVLFTWPSRGNLVSYTYDRESANYSRDALERLLTELAKDSSVGSISILSHSMGNWVTLEALRQMAIRNGRIAPKIHDVMLAAPDVDADVFRTQIAVFGKSKPTFTIFVSRRDKALAASKRVWGGMPRIGAIDPTEEPYQEELQRAGFYVVDLTDESSSDRLGHNTFAASPQAVQLIGRQLATGQDLNTYDIGLGDRVGDLATATGANIGAAAGLVVTAPIAIVDPDTWESYDDRVEAWGESVQSTLESTVPTDGKAREKPDGVENLSD, from the coding sequence ATGGCCGGCCTTCCAAGACGTCGCGCGCTTTTTGCAGCCGTCGCGGTGTCGCTTCTTCTCGGCGGTTGCGGCGGGCGCCCGGAAGGCGTCCTGATCCCGTTCGACGGGCCCGTCACCGGTACCAGCATCGTCGACATGGTGGTGGCCACCACCCGCGTCCCCGACGAGGACCAGCCCGGCATCCTGTACACCGGCGAGCGCGGCGAGATGTCGTTCGCCGAAATTTCCGTCTCCGTCCCGCCGGAGAGCGCCCGCAAGACCGGCGAGATCCAGTGGCCGTCCAAGCTGCCGCCGAACCCGGAAACCGATTTCGTCACCGTCGGCGCCGATCGCATCGATGAGAAGCAGGCGTTCGCGCGGGTCAATGCGATGGCGCGCTCGGTCGAGGGCCGGCACGTGCTCGTGTTCATCCACGGCTACAACAACCGCTTCGAGAGCGCGGTCTACCGGCTGGCCCAGATCGTCCACGATTCCGGCGCGCCGGTCGCCCCCGTCCTGTTCACGTGGCCCTCGCGCGGCAATCTGGTCTCCTACACCTACGACCGGGAGAGCGCGAACTACTCCCGCGACGCGCTGGAGCGGCTCCTGACCGAGCTTGCGAAGGATTCCTCCGTCGGCTCCATCAGCATCCTGTCCCATTCGATGGGCAACTGGGTGACGCTGGAGGCGTTGCGCCAGATGGCGATCCGCAACGGTCGGATCGCCCCGAAGATCCACGACGTGATGCTGGCCGCGCCCGACGTGGATGCCGACGTCTTCCGCACCCAGATCGCCGTGTTCGGCAAGTCCAAGCCGACCTTCACCATCTTCGTCTCCCGCCGGGACAAGGCGCTGGCCGCCTCCAAGCGGGTGTGGGGCGGCATGCCGCGCATCGGCGCGATCGACCCGACGGAAGAGCCCTACCAGGAAGAACTTCAGCGGGCCGGCTTCTATGTCGTCGACCTGACCGACGAAAGCTCATCCGACCGGCTGGGTCACAACACCTTCGCAGCCAGCCCGCAGGCTGTGCAACTGATCGGCCGGCAGCTCGCCACCGGTCAGGACCTCAACACGTACGATATCGGGCTCGGCGACCGGGTCGGCGACCTGGCGACCGCCACCGGCGCCAATATCGGCGCGGCTGCCGGACTGGTCGTCACCGCGCCCATCGCGATCGTCGATCCCGATACCTGGGAAAGCTACGACGACCGCGTGGAAGCATGGGGCGAGTCCGTTCAGAGCACGCTGGAAAGCACGGTTCCAACGGACGGCAAGGCGCGCGAGAAGCCGGACGGGGTGGAAAACCTCAGCGACTGA